One Anas platyrhynchos isolate ZD024472 breed Pekin duck chromosome 2, IASCAAS_PekinDuck_T2T, whole genome shotgun sequence DNA segment encodes these proteins:
- the LYPLA1 gene encoding acyl-protein thioesterase 1 — protein MCGNNMSAPLPAIVPAARKATAAVIFLHGLGDTGHGWSEALAGIKSPHVKYICPHAPVMPVSLNMNMAMPSWFDIIGLSPDSQEDEAGIKQAAENVKALIDQEVKNGIPSNRIILGGFSQGGALSLYTALTTQQKLAGVVALSCWLPLRTSFAQGTISGVNKEIPVLQCHGDCDPLVPLMFGSLTVEKLKSMINPANVTFRTYSGMMHSSCIEEMMDVKQFIDKHLPPVD, from the exons ATGTGCGGCAACAACATGTCGGCGCCGCTGCCCGCCATCGTCCCGGCCGCCAGGAAGGCGACGGCCGCC gtgATTTTTCTTCACGGATTGGGGGATACCGG GCATGGGTGGTCAGAAGCACTTGCAGGTATCAAAAGCCCCCATGTAAAATACATTTGCCCACATGC GCCAGTTAtgccagtttctttaaacaTGAACATGGCTATGCCATCGTG GTTTGATATCATTGGACTTTCTCCAGATTCACAAGAAGATGAAGCTGGGAtcaagcaggcagcagagaatG TTAAAGCACTGATAGATCAAGAAGTAAAAAATGGGATTCCTTCTAATCGAATTATTCTGGGAGGCTTTTCTCAG GGAGGTGCTTTATCATTATACACAGCTCttacaacacaacaaaaattaGCCGGTGTCGTAGCCCTCAGCTGTTGGCTTCCTCTACGAACTTCCTTTGCTCAG GGCACTATCAGTGGTGTCAACAAGGAGATTCCCGTTCTTCAGTGCCATGGTGACTGTGACCCACTTGTTCCTTTAATGTTTGGTTCTCTTACTGTTGAGAAGCTAAAGAGTATGATAAATCCAGCCAATGTAACCTTCAGGACTTACTCTGGCATGATGCATAGCTCATGTATTGAG GAGATGATGGATGTAAAACAGTTCATAGACAAACATCTACCTCCCGTAGACTGA